The Undibacterium cyanobacteriorum genomic sequence ACCAAAAACCAAAAACCAAAAACCAAAAACCAAAATCCTAAACACCCTCTATTAGACAATTAGCTGTCTCGAAACTTTAGATTCGTCATTCCCGCGAAAGCGGGAATCCAGTATCTTTTTACGTTCCATCCTTTTTGCATTCTGGTCGTTCTCATCGTTCGCAGGTCGGGGGTGGCCCGACAGCCAGTTACCTTTTTTGTCTCGCCAAAAAAGGTAACCCCAAAAAGGCGACCACGCTGCCACTGCCCTTCGGGTGCCCAATTGTGCAAGGCAAAAAATGGGGAGAGTTAGAAACTCGCCTTCGGCTCAAACATCTAACTCTCTTTATCCCATTTCTGCCTAGCACAATTGGCAGTGTCAGAAGTGGATTAACTTCAAAATCAACTGCAAAACCAAAAACACACCACCGTCACTAGTAATTTGCGCGGCCTCTGATCTTGTATGTGTTAGTTGTTACCGCATGTGCAGACGCCAATTGTGTGAGCTCAAAATAGGAAAAAGAGAGGCAGATGTTTGAGCCGAAGGCGAGTTTCTGACTCTCCCTATCTTGAGCTCACGCAATTGGGAACCCGAAGGGCGGCTGTACCTGCGTCGCCTTCTTTTGCTTACTTTTCTTGGCGAAGCAAGAAAAGTGAGTGGCTGTCGGGCCACCCCCGACCTACTAACCCCAATTTCCGAACAAAAACAAATTCAAAACAAAAATCAAATTCAAAACAAAAATCAAAGCCAAACGAACCCATCCCCATCCCAACCTTCCCCTTGAAAGGGAAGGAGCATAAATACAAAAATCGAAAATCGGAAATCGAAAATCGAAAATCGAAAATCGAAAATCGAAAATCGAAAATCGAAAATCGAAAATCGAAAAACAACCCCCTAAATATCCTCCTGCGTCAACTCCCGAGCAAACACCTGATTCCCCGCCATCAACCCACCATCAACCGGCAAGATCACCCCAGTGATCACGCGGGCGGCGTCGGAGGCTAGGAACATGACTGCATTCGCGATGTCCTCTGGTGTCGCGAAGTCGCGCAGCGGGTACCACTTTTTCAAGTCTTCAAACACCTGCGGATTCTTATCGACGCGTGCTTGCCAAGCTTGGGTTTTGACGGTGCCGGGGCAGACCATATTGCTGCGGATACCGTACTTGCCAAATTCCATTGCTAAGGCTTTGGTGTAGCTGATGAGGCCGGCCTTGGCAACGCTATAGGCGGGGTGGCCGAATGAAGTGAGGCCGTTAACGCTACCGATGATGACGATGTTGCCTTTGCCAGCGGCTTGCATCGATGCGCGCACTGCTTCGACGGAGTGGAAAGTACCGTTCAGGTTCAAATCCATGTCTTGCTTCCAGCTTTCTTCGCTGGTGCTTTGAAGCGTGAGCGCTTGCGCAGCACCTGCGTTGGCGACTAAGACGTCGATGGCGCCGTGCACTTTAGTCTGTGCGTCGATCGCGCTGCGTAGTGCTTGTGCGTCAGTGATGTCGGCTAGCACTGCACAACTGTTATTGCTGCCAAGCTGCTGCGTGAGTTCTGCGAGTTGGCTTGCTTCGCGATCTTGCGCGAAGACGAAGTCGCCAGCGTCGACAAAAGCTTGGCAGAGGGCGCGTCCGATGCCGCCACAGGCGCCAGTGATGAGAATATTTCTTGCCATAGTCATTTCCTTGCTAACGGGCTTTTTTCTGTAGTCCGTTAAAAATAGAGAACTTGTCCCTTACGTACTTACGCTCTTAACACTTGCGCCAAATGGTCTAATCGATCTCGTGGCAATAAGCCGTAGTTATAGAACGCGAAGTCCCTAATGCCGAGTGCACGTATACCG encodes the following:
- a CDS encoding SDR family oxidoreductase — protein: MARNILITGACGGIGRALCQAFVDAGDFVFAQDREASQLAELTQQLGSNNSCAVLADITDAQALRSAIDAQTKVHGAIDVLVANAGAAQALTLQSTSEESWKQDMDLNLNGTFHSVEAVRASMQAAGKGNIVIIGSVNGLTSFGHPAYSVAKAGLISYTKALAMEFGKYGIRSNMVCPGTVKTQAWQARVDKNPQVFEDLKKWYPLRDFATPEDIANAVMFLASDAARVITGVILPVDGGLMAGNQVFARELTQEDI